The Drosophila yakuba strain Tai18E2 chromosome X, Prin_Dyak_Tai18E2_2.1, whole genome shotgun sequence DNA segment TTAGTCACTTAAATTTTGGTCTATACACCACCGGCAATTAAAACTTACATTTGGCTGGCCAGTAGTCGGCGTAGGTTTCGGCTACACCCATCTCCTCGTAGTCgacctcatcctcctcctgctggaCATAGGCAGCCGCTGAGGCGTGtgcagccgccgccgctgctgctgcagctgcactgGTCACCATTGCGTTGGGATTCATTGGCTGAATGGGCGGCGGTGCCGTTTGTGGACGTTGCATCGATTGCATGAACATCTGGAATACGTTATTCGGTATGCCACTGGTTAGGTATTCCGGATTCATTGCGATCAACTTCTGCACGGCCTCCATCATCGAGTTGTTCCCCTTCACACCGCTGCCAGGTGCACCGCCAGCCGGTCCACCGCCACTGGCGGATGTGGCCATTGATGGCTTCTGATTGTTCCCGATGCCGCCAACATTTCCGGCCACCTTAAAGGCGCGAATTGGAGCAGCTCCGCCCGCATAACTCACTGGAAGGTAAAGGGATTCGGGTTGGTTGTGGTTTTCGCAGCAagttgtttggttgtttggaTAATGTTGTGGTTAGTTGGTTGGTTAATTAGGCATACACGACATACACCAGAGTGAGTGAGAGGTGTATATGCGGGGAGACATCGAATGGAAAGAGACAGAGGAAGGCGGTCGGAGAACAGAGGAAGATAGAAAGATGGGAAGAAAATAGAAAGAGTTTCGTTAGTAATCAACTTTATGATGGCATTAATCACTTGTCAGCTCAACTAAAGACTACAGAATCTAGCGAGTGTCCTACAAATCTACTCAATCCGCAATAAGCTATCTATATTCCCACAACACATTCACACATCAATCGAATACCCCGCGATTCATTCAATAAATTTAACCCAAGCTAATGAACAATGGTTCTGCAGGCAAGCCAATTCATTTATTTCGCATCTACTCCAGTGATGCAGCTCCAAACGACTGGAAAGAATCGCTCTACTGTTTGTAGGAAATGTGTCTACCATCCAGTGGGTCAGCCGTCAAAAGGAGTCGTGTCCACTGGCAGATGGACCAAGGTCTTCGCATGCCTGCGCGGATGATGGACGGGTGGCCAGTAGCGATTGTTGCGATTGAGGTGAATGGAGAACAGCGACTTCTTCAGCAGCACCAGATTGACTTGGCACTGGGTCCGCTCCCGTTCTCTGACCACGTAGGTATCCGAGCTCTTTGCACTACTGCTGGGCTCCGACTTGGGTCGCGACTTGTGTGCCCGAGCCATCAGCAAGTTCCTCTCGCTGATGGACTTGCCGTTGCAGCGAGGATTGCGGTAGATGACAATGGTAGTCACagtggccgccgccgccgccgccgccgcttcCAGGCTACCAGGTGCTCCGGAATCTTCCAAGCTGCGCGACACCACCGATAAGCCATTCTTCAGTTGACGCAGCAGTTGCGTCTTGTCCAGTGGCTGCGGCAAGGTGGCTTCTTCCACCTTGATTTTAATGACGGGCTCCACGTTCTCCACACGGTCCACCAGGCGTCGCAATAGTTCCGCAATCTCCTTGAGGTCGCTGCTCGAAGTACTCGTCAGTTCGGGCACCAGTTTCTGGCGTATCAGCCGCTCCATCTTGTGCAGCGCTTTGGAGTGAACGCTGTAGAAGCCCTTCATGGCCTCCGCCACCTTCACATTGATCTCCTGCTGCACTGCGTCCCAGTTTAGTGGCTTCAGAGGCGGTAATTCTACGTCCTTCGTTTCGAGTGCTGTTTTCTTATTGCTAATGGCATTTGTCTTCTTTATAATATCCATTACACAAACTCAAAATTTTACTAATCTGCTAACATCTAccgtacaaaaaaaaaaattgagttacaaaaatttcaaattatacaaaacaaatttttaaaatttttctttgGAGTTTTGCTTTCCTCGAAACGTAAAAATGTAGTGGCATTCAGCTGGACGTGACAAAGTTAGGTGACGAAAGAAACGACAGGCGCCTACTACTTTCCGAATTTCGTTACATTCTAAATTTGGCTAAGAAAACATAATTCTTATAAGacaataagaaaataatgaaacaatTTAATGGACATGGGCAAATTGAAGACTAACTAAACCGAAAGATATGAAATAACATTCCATTATTCTTAAGAGCtgattattaaacaaataaaagccaTTTTGAGGAGTGCTTTTCTGCAAAACTCGCATATTTTCTATTCCAAAAAGTATGAATTGAATATTTCTTTGCGTGTATAATCTTACCTTTGCAACTATCTACGCAAAAACCACCTCCTTCAACGCACTTAACCCACAACTGCCACACACTTAACCCACAACTGCCGCACACTTTCCAtgcatgcacacacacacacacacacattataGTATTATTGTTGCTTGAGATTTTGGAAAAGAAGAGCGGTTTTTCTTGGTTGTTACCAACATTAATCGACTTACTCTGCGCCAATAAAGACGCGGCCATATTGAAATTAGCAGCAGAGGCTGAAGTAGACGCCGCCGCCGATCCGCCAAAGAAATTGCcaatgggattgggaatgcCGCCGCTCACTGCTGGTGAGTTCCTCACCGAATTGGCGGCTGTGGacggcggcggaggcggtgggGCGTTGCTGCCCTTGGCGGCCACGTAGGCGGCCAGATTCATCAGTTCGTTGGTGCTCAGGCTGTTCAGATAGCTGCTGGTGGAGCCAATGGTGCCAATGGTGCCAAtggagccaccaccaccaccaccaccaacctGGGACGAACCAGTCGTCGTACCAGCATTGCTCCCAGCGCTGCTCCTGGCCGCTGGACTGCCCATGGCTAATGGAGCACGAGATGTCCACCATTGGGGTAATCGTAAGCAACAGAACAAATAACCACAAAGAAACAATaaccgaaacgaaacgaaacgaaaggaaaggaaacgCAAAAACATAAAGAGGAAATAAACCATAGAAAATGGGATTGGGGGGAAAatgatataatatatacatttcaTTTGGCGGCATATATAAATCGGGTTTAAATCAAGAAAAGCAATTTAAAGTGTTGAGTGGAGGAATAGAGAGAAATAAAGAAAGAGAACAACACAAGCATCATTAATTATTTGTGATCACAGCTAGTTCTATTTAGCCAGTGCTGCCAACTATTAGTTACATGTACATCATTAGGTAtttaaactatatattttaatatttttaattgcaatgtaAAGGTATTTGTGTAATACCTGATTGATTTGCTCATATCGAACTCAACAGAATCTGTTTGTGGAATTTACTAAGCTCAACTAAAACTTTATAATAAATGGAGTTTTCCaatttatatagtttatagCTTCTAGTTTAATACAcatttataataaatggagttttccaatttatatagtttatagtttCTAGTTTAATACACATTTATAAAGTGACTGCCACTTTCTGGtaaatttttgtgtaaattcGATTAATGAATTGGCAACACTGCTGTTAATATTATTAAGTTCTCCGCTTCTCGTCTGTGTGTGCtgtgttctttatttttatttttttttgataatatatcttcatttattttttttgaggAGATTAATTGCACTTACCCGTTATCGCGTTATTCAGTTTCTTTGgcatattgtttaaattattctCTAGGGCTACTTTTCTCGCTACTATCGGTATCGCAGTGATTTTTCCGcccagtgccacgcccccaactGTTGGTGTACCGCCCACAGTgattggtgttgctgctgctgttgttgttgttgttactaTTTGTCGCACAACGGTGTTGTTGTTAATGTtgatgttgttattgttgccgttgctgctgaCAATATTGTTGTTTCTACTGTTGACGCTGGTGAtaatgttgttgttattgttgttgatgcGCAACAACGATATTGGCttgattttattattgccTATAACAATTTTGGCCCCACTTATGGGTATGGGTGTACCGCCCTTAgtcgccacgcccactccactGCGGATATTCTGGGCGTACGTAACGGCTGTGTTCAAATCGCGACCAccacctaaaaaaaaaataaaatatatataagaaatAAGCATGGAAAGTTTTAATAAGTTATCTGTTGTTATGTTTGAAATCATTTGTATgaattaaagaaaattctaGTTTGCAAATGCGTTTGCCTTTGAATTTGGTTGAGCTCTTGGAAATTACAAATATGCTTATTGAAATTCGAGAAAACAAAAGACACACAACACTATTAGCAACCAAACAAGCAATTATACAAATAAACCATTAAACGGAATTTAATCACAggaatttatacaaataaaacatgAAACGTTACAggaatttatacaaataaaacatgAAACGTTACAggaatttatacaaataaaccATTAAATGTCACTACAATTGAGTGTCGCCTTTTCGGATCTCGAATCACAAATGCTGCCACCTTCTTGCACTCGGAAACACGTGATTAGAAACGGGGGCTTTCCCGCTTTTTGTGTGCAAATGAGCAaatgtgcgagtgtgcgagtgtgtgtgttcgaATACCTAATGCAATTTGTGCACATTAGACCCCAAACCCGTTCAATGCGAATCGAAGACCTGCGACATTCCACCTCCGAGATTCCACCACCCAGATTCCCCAGATGAGCTGCACAAATTGCAGACATACCCAAACCAACCACCCCTCATTTAAGGTAAATACCTAATTAATGAGCAAGCATACCACCAGGCACATAAGGTGCATCTAAGTATGTGATATACTGGCCCAGGCCACTATGTGCCACACGAAAAGGGGGCGGAGGCGCGGCAAGCGGGTGGGCGGGGCAGTGGGAAAGGTCAGTTGGCCGATACATATAATCATAATTATATGCGCACTCCAGCGCACATGGacagatgcagatggagatgcACATTCGTCTATATACTGACTGCATCCAAATGCGTTAATGCCCGTGATTCCCGCCACCCCCGCTAGATGGcgctggagatggagctggagatggaaatggaCGCGGCGGTCAAGATGATGGCAACAAATCGAATTCCCTGCACCACATTCCGTGCACCACAAATCCCAAAAGGCTCTTGGGATCTCAGACATCAGGCACGCGAATCAACAAATAAGAAAACCAAAGACACAGCACACAATGTACAAGATacataatataattatatgttGAAGATTAGCGAAACTGCAGCACAGCAGCTTGACTgctgcatataaatataattcaaatttttcGTACATAAATTACTCTATTATTGAGACATGCAAATAGCAATTGCTTGACCAAACGATGGACACTGCAAATGTTTTTCTCAAACGCCATTTGCTATTCAATTATTTAACGAGTACTCGGTATTCTTACAGTAAACACACACCTGTCAGGAAACTTGCCCCTTTCTTACACGAAAAAAAACTACAAGTTGCACAAGAGTACGATATAGCTTGCTTAATAATTGACTCTATTAGTTTAATCCTTCAGTTGTTGTTTGCGAGTGAAGGACTTCATAACTGGCCCTTCGATGCCCGGAGTTCAATAATTTACCGCGGGATGTCCAGCCGACAGTTAATGACGCACGGAACCACTGGCTCCTCCcgaatacatatacatatatctatatatatatatatggccATATAATCGGGCTTGTATGCCAGAGTGTGAGCCACCATGGCGGATATGCGAGTACGGGCACATATGTGCGCATTTATAATTCCCATATAGGCCGttgtatatataaacatatcgtatatatatatatatatgcccCGATATCTAGCAGATCTGAGGCAAACAGAGCGCAAGGCTTGGCAGGACATCGTTGGATGTATCCTTCGACTTCTGGACTTCTGGACAGGTGTGCATAGCGGTTTTGGTCTCAGATGGCGGGGGTGCCTGGGTAATTTCATTAATGTTTCACTGACTAATGCGAGTGgccttttaattaatattggTTGGATAGCAAATCAATTGCATGGGTGCGCTTATAAAGGGATTGGTATAACTCATTAGGAAACATTGAAGTTAAGACAGCAATGCAGTGGTCCTTCGATTTAACAATATATTCTCAAAATAAATCAGAAAGTAATTGTCATACTTGTTGATTTTGTGTAATAAACAAGTCTTTGAAACTAACTATTAGTTTGCATTTCATAACCAGTGATATTTGAagctatatggctatatgaGCTATAAAACCTTTTTGAAATAAGCCGCACATTTCTGCAGCATTTTTTAGCAAGATTAGCAAGAATGTCATAGGAATTTCATAAACTAAACGGATAAAATACTGGCACAGTTGATTGAAATACCTACTGAATGCGTTACTGCCTGGCAGTGCTCCTGGGGAGCTCCTCCCCAAAAAAGCACCCACTTGCTCGCTTTTATCTCAATCCCCCAACCTCTTTTATATCAACCCCTTTTGCTACGCCCCTGTTTTTAAACTAAATCCCTACGCCCGGGTGGCCAAAAAACTATGTAGGGTTCGGGGTTCCCACTCGTTTCTGAAACTGCATGAAAGTTGGAAAGTAAGGCCCACAACATtgagggggtggggggttaCCTATGGAAATTGTTGTCCAAACAATAGAAAACCGAGTGCCGTGCCGTGCCGTACCGATGCCAACACCCCCCAACACCCCCCTTTCCCTTTCAAAGTGAGCCCACATTTCACTGTTTATTGCTGGCCAGTTAAGCAGAAGCTTTGGTTTTAAAGGTTTGAATACGAAATGCGATATGCGATATGCGATGACTTACCGGGCACTTCTATTTGATCTGGATCCTCGTCATCGTCGAAATCGGAGCCCGAATCGTCCTCATCGAAATtatcatcgtcgtcatcggcGTCCAACAGggtttttcgctttttcgatgtctgtaatttaaaaattgtgtaaatgttttattatcTGATAATTTAAACGaattttaaaacattcttTTTTTAGTGCAAAAAGTGAAGTcttaattgttaattgtttcacccaaaatatgaattttataTTGTTTGGTACTTTGAAAACATTTTCGATATATGCACTCATCTGACGCTGAAGTCTTTAAAACATAATAGTGCACTTCGTTTTGCACTaaatttcttgcagtgcactAGTAAAACGAACGACATCGCGAATTTAAATCGATATTTTCATAGTTTCCCAGTTCTTATGCTGCACACAAACATGACGCGagcactcaaaaaaataacacaaatattCACGGGGATTCacttaaataaaatcacaccaacagagacacacacacacaaacatacatgcacacacataGATGGCAACGAAAGgcaaacgaaaacaaagaTGACAAGTGACACAAAAAAGCACGAAAAACCGCATCCATTTTTGTAGCACACTTTTGAGGGCGAACCAAAGTGCGGGGACTTCCCCGGATGTTTAGAAAAAACGGCACAAAAAGCACGAGCGAAAAAAAATGCGCACGCCGggtgaagaaaaaaaataaatggggGAAACCCCCAATTGCAAACgggcagcaaaaaaaatatatataagcagcaagggatatatatatataaaaaaaaaatatatctatgtatagAGGGGAAAGCACACTCACAGAGTTTTTGGGTGGAAAAAAGCAGGACCAACGGTCAGATGCTTTGCGTCGCCGGTTGGATGAGGTTCTGCGGCAGATCCTGGGATCTAATAAGCTGAGAACAAGCAAGCAACTTAGCAACTTGGCAACCAAGTTAACCTGGCAATTGGAAGCCACCTCTTTGTTCACAAATTGGGCACAGATGGGCACTATTTTTCAGAGTTCGGAGAATTGTGCGACTGGCTCGATGCGCGTGTGGGAGCCAACTACCCAAAAACCTCGGCCGGAGTTCGAAGACCGGAGTTGTCGAGCAGCAGCTACGGGCCactttgccagtttgccagccAGTTTGGAATACCACCAAAAACAAAcccaaaatggaaatttcaCAGCGAGCACGAGTACGAGCACATCGCACATCGCACAGGCAAAGTTGGGCTGCACTTTTTCGACGGCCAGCGACAGGGGAGCCGGGGGTTAAACGGGGTTACCAACGGGTTAAGCAGGGTGTTATGGGTGCGATATGGGTGGGCCCATGGGCTAATGGGGTgggtttttggccaacatcTCTCCACGGTCAGGACGACGAAAGGCGAGCCAGCACAGAGAACCAACAACGACGAACAACGAAGAACGTAGAACgtggaactgggaactgggaacagGGCGATAAACAAACGCGAGAGTCCAACCCCTTGGCAAAGGACACCGTGGGTTAAGTTTGCGGCAGGATGTCCcaattaatcatttttattgccatcaATCTATTGTTAATCATTATTCGATTTTTAATCATTATATTATTAtccattattttattattaatctttttttattgatatgGTTTATGCTTTATTTGCTTGACCAGCACATATTAATTTAAAGATGTTTTGTGACcctaattttataatttcctttagtttataaaaataaatatatatttaataccACGCTATCATCTACAATCCTATTCCACCATATTCATCACAACAATTGCCGCGGACCACAGTGCTCCACTTTAGCCCGGAAAAGGGGTTGGCATTTTCCCACCCCCCTCCCCATGTGGCAATAAAACGAagtagcagcaacaaaatgttTGGCATGCAGAGATACGAAGTTTCCTCCTTTATGCGGAATATGCATGTGCTTCCTCTGCTTCCAGAAACCCCACATCCCATCCCATCTCCCCGCCCACACAACTCTTGTAGCCACCCCCTCAACCCCTTGGAACAAAAGGGTTTTGGCTCAGTTGGCTCAGATGAAAGCGGACGAGGGGTTGGTCAGGGGGCTGGAGCGGGTCGAAAGTTGGGGggcaggaggagctggaggagcagcagcaatctGTAGCGCATGTACAGCAATTAGAGCAAGACAGACTGCTGCGGCTGTAgctatggatgtggatgtgggcaCGTCCTTGGGGGAAGGGGTAGGGTGCTGGAGGGCGCCGGGGGGGTTGGCGACGGGTCTGGTTGGCTCGTTCGCTGGCTATATGCGTccatacatgtatatatacacCTCTTGTACCTCTGTGTGCTCTGGGATAAAACAACTGGCGAGGGACTTgggccaaaagcaaagcaaacagaaCCAGCCGATGCAAACAGATGCACAGTGAACACTCGCTGGAATGGTCCATCAGGGCAACAAATGATCTAAAGCAGTATGATACACTCCCATAGTTTcaaataagtttttttttaaaaccaGCTTAACTAATTCCTTCTTTTAATTGCTTGATAATCCCTAATTTCCTTAATATTTCTATTGTACTTTTTTTTGGCTAGAAATATTTGTTGACTTATGTATTTGAAGTATTTCACGCAAGTagttaattataaaaaaagaatttgatttgatatgaGATAGTTATATAGTCATGTTTTTAAGCTCAAAAGATAAAAGAAGTTGGATATTACCAACTCAAATGCAGTCCAATAACGAAAGCATTATTCTCACACCCCTAATAGAACCCAACTCTGTAATATTTCATCCACACCTCCCGTCTATTACTGGAttgcaacatttttgttgacacacaaaataaaatcaaaacgaatGACCTTGCAACAAGGGAAATGTTGAAAagctttggccaaaaacatgTGTTTCCATCAACCACCCACCCGCTCACACAAATAGAAACATCAACATGTtgttgcccaaaaaaaaataacaaaaaatggTAGGAATTACGAAAAATAAACAGCCACAACATTAACCCTTATCAACAGGGTTGAcgaatgaaaaaataaaaacaaaagatgCGGATAAAACCAGATAAAAGCGAACAAAAAAGGACACAAACAAAGGCCAAGGAAAATAGACCTGAAAAATGTTACAAAAATGGGGAGAGATTTAGCTAATGAGGGGATTGCCAGAAGTTGGCAGAGATGTTGACCAGCAGGCCGAGGAAATGCGTGCAAAGCGCAGGCGCCAAAAAACTCGGAATGCAGTGGCCAAAGCGAAAACGGCGATACATAACACGGCTCGGAGGACCACTTACCCACCCTCCCCAATCAGAAATGTTCTGAATCCTCTGAATGCAGCAGAGGCAAAGCAGCGCAGCTTGTGGGAGGGGCAACTCGCATTTCCTAGGATGCAGTTCcgaactgcagctgcagccacTGCAGTTCTACAGTGAAAACCCCTCTGCGGGGATTCCCCCGAAAAATGCTGACATGGTTTGGGTCTCTGCTAGCGGTTTCTCACTCCTGCGCGGTTGCTGTCTCCGCTGAGCAACAAGTGAAAGGAAAATacttggaaaaataataacgAATAAATTCGGGTGAATAAACGATAAGAATTCAAATCTATTTCTTTATCATAAGGATAGGGATAATTAGTATAGGTTAGTATTAGTATTAGTATATCCGCGCATTATAAAACTACAAGTTTCgaattatttgttttactAACAAAACTCCCATTTTGCAAAtcaaaacaacgaaaaataaacaagctTCGCTACTTGTAAACAACTTGAGTTGTTTTATAAGCATTTATAGGCATAAATATATCCAATTCCCATTAATTGACATTGGGctaattatataaaatatataataaacaaatatatatatactcaaattcaaatttgccAGAAACAGGGTATAGTTTTGATAATATTCGAAACAGTGCCGCCCCCTAAAATAGTTTTCATCTTCAATTTAATGATGGACCACAGCCCCCTCCCCCGTCCATGGTCTTAACCCACATGTTGCCCCTGAGTCGCATGGCCTTAACCCTAACCTAGCGCAACTTTTGTCGACTGAATTCGTTTAACTCGTGTgcggggggaaaaaaaaatgccaaaattaaACTCAGCGTGTGTGCGCGAAAGAGAGGGCCGAGCGCGAAGACGGAGCATGAGAGGGAGAGAAAAACACATGGTTCCAGGCCACGcgaaaatgcgaaataaaatgCGTCCTTagaaataaccaaagaaaacAACTGCAAATACGAAAAAAGGTGCAGCGGGAGGAgagtgtgcgtgcgtgtgtgtgggtggaaG contains these protein-coding regions:
- the LOC120321634 gene encoding uncharacterized protein LOC120321634; translated protein: MDIIKKTNAISNKKTALETKDVELPPLKPLNWDAVQQEINVKVAEAMKGFYSVHSKALHKMERLIRQKLVPELTSTSSSDLKEIAELLRRLVDRVENVEPVIKIKVEEATLPQPLDKTQLLRQLKNGLSVVSRSLEDSGAPGSLEAAAAAAAATVTTIVIYRNPRCNGKSISERNLLMARAHKSRPKSEPSSSAKSSDTYVVRERERTQCQVNLVLLKKSLFSIHLNRNNRYWPPVHHPRRHAKTLVHLPVDTTPFDG